The Coleofasciculus sp. FACHB-T130 genome contains the following window.
TTACCGTCAGGTACTAGGCAACGATTACATCATGAAGTCGGAACGCCTAACCTATGCTGAATCGCAGCTTCGGCAAGGAAATATAACGGTAAGAGATTTTGTCCGCGCGATCGCTAAGTCAGATCTATACAAAAACAAGTTTTTCTTTCGCAATTCCAATACCCGCTTGATCGAACTCAACTACAAGCATTTGCTAGGGCGGGCACCTTACGCAGAGGATGAGATAAACTCCCACCTCAATATCTATGAGGAACAGGGGTACGACGCAGAAATCGATTCCTACATCGACAGCGTTGAGTATGAAGCCAACTTCGGAAACAACGTTGTCCCTTATTATCGTGGATTTATGGTAGAGCCGGGAGTGAGAACGACCGGCTTTACTCGTATGTTCCGCCTGTATCGGGGTTATGCGAATAGCGATCGCTCCCAAGTTGGAGGAAAAACTCCCCGACTGATGGGCGAATTGAGCCGAAATGAGGCTTCTACAATTTTCCAACCCTCTGGAAGTTCTTCATCCTGGAGATCGGCAGCGATTCCTCAAGACGCAGCCCCCAGAAAAGCCCTCGGCGGTACTAAGGAACAAAGCGGACGGGTTTATCGCATTGAAGTGTCTGGAATTCTCAGCCCAGGCTACCCGAAAGTCCGTCGCAGTAGCAACGCCTTCCTAGTGCCCTACGAGCAGCTGTCCCAAAAACTACAGCAAATTACGAAACAGGGCGGCAAAATTGTCAGCGTTACACCCGCTTAAGGTGAGCAGATTCTAAGTGTCATCGCACTTAGTCTTTTTTGAATGAGTCTTTTTTGACAATGGTGATGACACCAACTATCAAGTTTCATGTCATCACCCCCTCAACTGTTTTCAACCCAATTACAGGAGCTATTTCAACGATGTTTGGACAAACTGCACTTGGGAGCGGTACTTTGGGTGACGCTGCCAATCGGGTATTTCGCTACGAAGTCGAAGGTTTACGTCAGACTTACGAATCTGACAAACTCAGCTATCCCATTCGCCGTAGTGGCAGTTTCTATATCACAGTGCCCTACAGCCGCATGAATGAAGAAATGCAGCGGATTAACCGCATGGGTGGCAGAATCGTCAACATTCAGCCCTTAACTCTGGATGGAGACAGCGAAGCTAAAAGCCAAGCGACAACAGCCCATCAAAATCATGACGCTGAAGGCAAGCGCTAAGCCGATTCAGCTTACCCAGAAAGCCCATTCAGCCATGTTCGTAAAAGCCAAGTCATTGCACTCCTACGATGCGATCGCCTAATCCCGATCGATATTCTGAATCAGACTCACCGTCCGGAAATTCACCGGGTAGCGAACCGCTAACGGTGGAGCGGGCAATTGCCAATCTCCGCCATGAAGATTTAAGTCTCCGCTACTATGCTGCCTGGTGGCTGGGTAAATTCCGCGTGCGCGAGTCTGCTGCTGTAGAAGCTCTGATTACAGCTTTGGAGGATGAATCGGATCGGACAGAGCTAGGTGGATACCCCCTCCGTCGCAATGCCGCACGAGCGCTAGGGAAACTAAGCGATCGCCGAGCCGTTCCAGGGCTGATTCGTTGTTTGCGCTGCTCCGACTTCTATGTTCGAGAAGCCGCAGCTCAGTCTTTGGGAATGCTGGGCGATCGCACCTGCATTCCGGAACTGATGCAACTGCTAGAAGGGGGTGTGGCAGCCGCTCTGCCAGTACCAGGGCGACCCCATCTGACACAACCCTATGAAGCAGTGCTGGAAGCCTTAGGAGCACTTCAAGCGGCGGAAGCAACTGCTCAGATTCAACCGTTTCTGGAGCATCCTGTCGCGCGGGTGCAATATGCAGCAGCGCGGGCAATGTACCAGTTAACGGAAGATTCCGTTTATGGGGAACGCTTGGTTCAAGCATTGGAAGGCAGCGATCTGCAACTGCGCCGCATCGTATTATCAGACTTGGGTGCGATTGGTTATCTGCCAGCAGCGGAAGCGATCGCCAGTGCTGCCACCGAAAATAGCTTCAAACTCATTGCCCTCAAAGGGCTGCTGGAACACGTACAGGCACGAGCGATCGCGTCTTTACACCCAGATGAACCGAATTCGCTATCTGCTGACGCCATCAGGGTGATGACCCTGATGGATGCTTTGTTATAGTCAATTGTCGTTTTCTAATGGCTAATCGCAAGTAGCAAATGGCAATTAACAACTAGCAATCAGTAAGTAGCTAGACATAACTTAAACAGCACGTAGCCTATAGGTAGGGTGGGCACTGCCCACCCATTGCACGGCACGGGTGGCAGTGCCCACCCTACTGCTTCGTTTATTTATGCTCAGCTACTTAACAAATGGCAATTGACAATTCGCAATTCGCCATTGACCACCGAGCGCCGATGATGGACTAATGACTGATTCGCCCCAAGAACTGATTCGTGCCATTGAACAGGCAGATTCCCCCGGACGTTTGGTGGCGTCAGTCCGAGCCTTAGCTGCCGCCCGTCTAGAAGTTGGGATTCCTACCCTGATCGCCGTCTTAGGTTATAACAACCCAGGAGCGGCAGTAGCAGCAGTAGACGGGCTGATTCAGTTAGGGGAAATCGCCGTACAACCCTTGCTGGAAAAACTGGACGCCTATGACTACGGTGCCAGGGCTTATGCGATTCGTGCCCTAGCCGGAATCGCCGACCCCCGCGCTTTAGACATCTTAGTAGAGGCAGCAGTCACCGACTTCGCGCCCAGCGTTCGCCGCGCTGCTGCGAAAGGGCTGGGAAACCTCCGGTGGAACACGTTGAATGCCCAACAGATTCAAAGCGCGATCGCTAGGGCATTAGAAACCCTGCTGCTCATTTCTCAAGACCAGGACTGGGCGATTCGCTACGCCGCTGTCGTCGGCTTGCAAGCACTCTCCACTCAGTTGGAAGTCCGCCCGTCCATCCAAAAGCGATTAGCGGAAATGGCTTTAGATAATGACCCAGCAGTTCGTGCCAGAGTTCAGCTGGCTCACCAGTCATTAGTGATGAGTCCTTAGCAAAGGCCCATTCGTCTTTTATTCATGGACTCATCACTAACAGCTAACAACTAACAACTAACAACAAAAAATATGCCAATTCCACTTCTTGAAATTACACCAACCACGCAGAATCAGCGTGTAGAAGGGTACGAAGTACCTGATGAGGACGACGCACAGATTTATCGATTGACAGATGCAACCTCAGACACGGCAATTAATGACTTGATCTGGGCTGCCTACCGGCAAATCATCAGCGAACATTTAATTTTAGAAAGCTACCGCCAACCTTTTCTAGAATCTCAACTGCGGAATCGAGCCATATCCGTGCGCGAGTTTATTCGAGGATTGGGCAAGTCCGATGTTTATCGGCAGTTGGTGGCAGACACGAACTCCAACTACCGCTTAGTTGACATCACTTTCAAGCGGTTTCTGGGACGCGCTACCTATGGCAAAGACGAGCAAATTGCTTGGTCAATTGTAATTGCTTCCAAGGGATTGCATGGCTTTATCGATGCCGTTGTTGATAGCGAAGAATACCGCCAGAACTTCGGCGATGAGATTGTACCTTATCAGCGCCGCCGGTTTAACGAGCGACCCTTTAACTTGGTCAACCCCCGGTACAGTGATTACTGGCGCGGTCGCATGATGGGTCTAGATACTCGGAGTTACTTCCAAGTGGGGGGTCAAAACGCAACGGGTAAAACCTCGGTTCGTCAAGCAATTCCAAACAACTTCTTGGAAATGGCTCGGAGTATTGCCCCTAGCGAAGTCAACTACCAGCGCACCAGAGATCGGGTACTCTCTCAAATTAAAAACATGGAGATTCCCGACACGAGGAGCAAAGCTGCCAACTTGCAACCTGCTGTAGGTCGCACCGACGTAGCCCTTCCTTACCGCTACCTTTATCCAACGCCCAAAGCCTAAAGGCTAATAGCTAATTGTTCATGGTTCATGGCAATTAGCAATCCAACAAGATAGGAACTAACAATTTACCTATGTCAATCCCTTTGCTTTCATACAAACCCAGTTCGCAGAACCAGCGAGTATCGGGTTACGAAGTGCCGAACGAAGATACTCCCCGGAGTTATCGCCTTGAAAACTGCATTGACAATAGCGACCTTGAAGAATTAATCTGGGCAGCCTACCGTCAGGTTTTCAGCGAACACGAAATCCTCAATTCTTTTCGTCAAGTTGACCTAGAATCTCAAGTGAAGAACCGCGCCATTACTGTGCGCGACTTCATCCGAGGTTTGGCGAAGACTGAGGGATTTTACCGCTTGGTTGTTGAGAAAAACTCCAACTATCGAGTCGTCGAAGTTTGCCTCAAACGGATCTTGGGCAGGGCACCCTACAACAAAGACGAAGAAATCGCCTGGTCAATTAAGATTGCCACTAAGGGACTGAGCGGCTTCATTGATGCCCTAGTCGATAGTGAGGAGTATCAGTCTAACTTTGGCGACAGTACGGTGCCTTATCAGCGTCGTCGCTACAAAGATCGACCCTTTAACTTGGTGACGCCTAGCTACGCCGATTACTGGCGCGATAAGGAAGAAAGTGCACGCTACAAATGGGGCAATGTGCAAAACTTCTTGGATATGGCACGGGCAATCAACCCGAAAGCTGTCACCAATACTGTTACCGTTAACACGGCTAACATCAAAATTCCCGACATGACACGGGATAATACAGCGCAAGAGACACGAGTCTCGATTAACTCGCAAGTAAGTTTTCCTCTCCGGTAGCACGGGGATTCCATCGACCAGAGGATACCCCGATGCTGGAAAATAGGAAGTCTCAACCACTTTATAAGGGAGATTTTTAAATGGCACTGCCATTACTTGAATACAAACCAACCACCCAAAACCAACGAGTTAAGAGCTTTGGAAAAGCGGATCTTAACGAAGATACCCCATACATCTATCGCGTGGAAGATGCCAATTCACCGATAGAAATGGAGCAGCTGATTTGGGCGGCTTATCGCCAAGTCTTCAGCGAGCATGAAATCCTCAGATTCAACCGTCAGATTACCCTAGAATCTCAGCTGAAAAATGCGACGATTACAGTAAGGGAATTTATTGCTGGTCTGGCGAAGTCAGAGGCATTTTACCGTGTGGTTGTCTCGGTCAATAACAACTATCGCCTTGTAAACATTTGTCTCAAGCGTTTTTTAGGTCGGGAGCCTTACAACAAAGCCGAAGAAATCGCTTGGTCGATTAAAATTGCCACTTTGGGCTTCAGCGGTTTTGTTGATGCCTTGGTGAACAGCGAAGAATATACCGACAACTTTGGGGACTTCACCGTACCCTACCAGCGCAAGCGGATGGAACAGCGTCCTTTTAACCTGGTGACGCCTCGCTATGGCGAAGACTTCCGCGAAAGTGCTGGCACAGTCAAGACCGATTGGCGCTTCACTGTGGAGAAGTTCTACAGCCGCAAGAACCAAGAACGGCAACTTCCCGAAGGCGATCCCCGCCGGTTCCGCGAGGTTGCGGCGTCGCTCAGTACCAAGCGCAACTACCCACAACGGGTCTCTGCGTTTGACATTGACTACCTCAGCCGAGTGCCCGTGCGTGGCAACCGCTAAGGGATAAAGTGCTAGTTTCCTAGACTGCTTGCACTTCTGATAAAACTAAACTGTGGCTCTGATTCCTGCTCTCAATACAGCTAGATAATGTCCTATAAAGACATCTAGTCGTTAGAGTGAGCGGTCATCAGAGCCACAAACTTTTTGGGTGCATACGGCATAGGCGATCGCCTACTCACACCTCATCTGGATTAACGTGAGTTCGGGTTAAATAGACTCAGGCAAAAAGGCATCGGGTAGGAGGGACGGTTTCTTGGGCTGGTGGCAGTAGGCAATCAACCCGCAGACCAAGTTGACTCTTCAGTTGACCGGCGAACGGTGACGAGAATGCTCAATCTGAGAAATGTTCTTCAACTGGTCAATTACCGATTCAATGATGGCTCGTCGCCGCAGGAGCAGCTTATCTGCCAAGCTCATCAAGCGGTTTTTCATGTTCCGTTTGAGCTTGGTCACCAGGTGAATGCTCCAGTCTTGCCATAGCTGAAGGGCGAGTTTTTGGGAGACATCACCCCGGTCACCAAACACCTTACCAAAGAGCTGTTGCAGCAATTGGGGGACAGGCTGACGGTCATCCACATTGCCCGGAGTGAGGAGCGCGTTAAGCAACTCCCCATGCTCGTTGACCACTAGGTGCAGCTTAAACCCAAAGAACCAGTCCACCGATGTTTTGCCCCTCGCGGCTAGGGACTTGAACACTTTGTGGGAGGCGATGCGACGGTTGTGGCAGACCTTGATGCTGGTCGAATCGATAAAGCTGATGCTCGTACAGTTGCCTTCTTCAGTGGCGCAGGTAGGCGCACAGTGGAATCAGGGTGGAGGGCATCCATTCCACGAAGCGTTGGTAGCTGACTAATTGAGGAAAGGCATTGCGCCAGTAACGACAGACAAACTGGGTATAGAACCACTTGAAATTGCGATACGCCGATTGATGGAAGGCAACCAAGATCGTCATGATCTCGCTTAAACTCAAACTGCGGGAGCGGGAACGACGCTGTAACCCTTCACCCAACAGGCGTTGTTGCCACTGCGGTTCAAACCATCGGCAAAAATCATCGACATGGCAAAACAAGGCTTCTAGACTAAGCATAGGGTGGTCAGATGGGTTGAGAATTAGGTACTTTCAACTGTATCTGTTCCACCCTTCCTTATCCCGAACTCACGTTGGATTAATCCCCATTGAGCGCAATCTCTCTGCTAATTGCTCTGCTCTAGCTTGAGCCGATTCTTTCTGTTATTGCTGGTTGCTAAGGCGTAGTATCTCTCGCACTTCTACTAAAATTTGCCCCAACATATTCTTGCCACTACCATCAGCACCGCAACCCCAATAATAATCACCAGGTGCATTTTCAACAATTAACTCATCGCCTGTAGAAAGTAATTCTTCGCGAATGTCGGCATGAGTCTCAAATTTGCGTAGCACGGCTTTTCGCATAATGTCATCTTTTACCTGTTCCCAATCGGGACGCAGGGGCCGCGATCGCTCTCGTCCCATTCTCGCCGCATCCTTCGGTGTCTTTACCTGGCGAATTTGGTCAGCGTGAGGCGTTCCAACAAACTTTTGCGCTTGAAAATAATGTTCGCTGGTAGGCCAATAAAACCCATCTAATTCAAAGCCGTGAGGCGAAAAATTAGAGAAACAACTATATTTTTCGCGGGTACTGTAAAAGTAAATAGTCATCGGAAAAAGTGTAAATTTTAGCTGAGTAAAGACTAAATGCTAAGCTGCTACACAAGATAGGAAATTTAAATTTATGTATCGGATTCTTTGGATCTTTTCCTTAGATGTTTAGCCTTTTTCTGCAATTCCTGAAAATAGTCCGACTCTGTAATTTCAGCTACCTGACGCGCTGCTTTGGCTTCATCAATCTCGATCCGGAGTTCCTGTAACTGTTGTTTCAGGCGTTGTTCGCGGGCGTAAATTTCACGCGCCATGCTCTCGAAAACCCGCCCCATCTGTCCCAATTCATCGGCACGACGGGCAACATCTTTTAAACTTTCTAAATCGAATTCCTCAACTTTATCGGAAGTTGTACCAGCAGTAATTTTTTGAGCCAGCTTAGCCATGAGTTTAACTGGCTGAACAACAGTTTGTTTTAATAAGTAATTAATTATAAGCACGGCAAAAGTAAAAATGCCGAGAAAAATTCCGATAATTAGGAAAAAAGAACGGTTGGCTCTCTCAAAAACTTGCTCGGCGGGGACATAGATGACTTGAGCACCAATAATTTCATTTAATTGCCAACCAAAACCGTTTTTACTGCCAT
Protein-coding sequences here:
- a CDS encoding phycobilisome linker polypeptide translates to MAGLVASNLAAAGRLGLSAFDETRVELRPDWTEDDLQAVIRAVYRQVLGNDYIMKSERLTYAESQLRQGNITVRDFVRAIAKSDLYKNKFFFRNSNTRLIELNYKHLLGRAPYAEDEINSHLNIYEEQGYDAEIDSYIDSVEYEANFGNNVVPYYRGFMVEPGVRTTGFTRMFRLYRGYANSDRSQVGGKTPRLMGELSRNEASTIFQPSGSSSSWRSAAIPQDAAPRKALGGTKEQSGRVYRIEVSGILSPGYPKVRRSSNAFLVPYEQLSQKLQQITKQGGKIVSVTPA
- a CDS encoding phycobilisome linker polypeptide translates to MTPTIKFHVITPSTVFNPITGAISTMFGQTALGSGTLGDAANRVFRYEVEGLRQTYESDKLSYPIRRSGSFYITVPYSRMNEEMQRINRMGGRIVNIQPLTLDGDSEAKSQATTAHQNHDAEGKR
- a CDS encoding HEAT repeat domain-containing protein; the protein is MRSPNPDRYSESDSPSGNSPGSEPLTVERAIANLRHEDLSLRYYAAWWLGKFRVRESAAVEALITALEDESDRTELGGYPLRRNAARALGKLSDRRAVPGLIRCLRCSDFYVREAAAQSLGMLGDRTCIPELMQLLEGGVAAALPVPGRPHLTQPYEAVLEALGALQAAEATAQIQPFLEHPVARVQYAAARAMYQLTEDSVYGERLVQALEGSDLQLRRIVLSDLGAIGYLPAAEAIASAATENSFKLIALKGLLEHVQARAIASLHPDEPNSLSADAIRVMTLMDALL
- a CDS encoding HEAT repeat domain-containing protein gives rise to the protein MTDSPQELIRAIEQADSPGRLVASVRALAAARLEVGIPTLIAVLGYNNPGAAVAAVDGLIQLGEIAVQPLLEKLDAYDYGARAYAIRALAGIADPRALDILVEAAVTDFAPSVRRAAAKGLGNLRWNTLNAQQIQSAIARALETLLLISQDQDWAIRYAAVVGLQALSTQLEVRPSIQKRLAEMALDNDPAVRARVQLAHQSLVMSP
- a CDS encoding phycobilisome rod-core linker polypeptide, whose protein sequence is MPIPLLEITPTTQNQRVEGYEVPDEDDAQIYRLTDATSDTAINDLIWAAYRQIISEHLILESYRQPFLESQLRNRAISVREFIRGLGKSDVYRQLVADTNSNYRLVDITFKRFLGRATYGKDEQIAWSIVIASKGLHGFIDAVVDSEEYRQNFGDEIVPYQRRRFNERPFNLVNPRYSDYWRGRMMGLDTRSYFQVGGQNATGKTSVRQAIPNNFLEMARSIAPSEVNYQRTRDRVLSQIKNMEIPDTRSKAANLQPAVGRTDVALPYRYLYPTPKA
- a CDS encoding phycobilisome rod-core linker polypeptide, which produces MSIPLLSYKPSSQNQRVSGYEVPNEDTPRSYRLENCIDNSDLEELIWAAYRQVFSEHEILNSFRQVDLESQVKNRAITVRDFIRGLAKTEGFYRLVVEKNSNYRVVEVCLKRILGRAPYNKDEEIAWSIKIATKGLSGFIDALVDSEEYQSNFGDSTVPYQRRRYKDRPFNLVTPSYADYWRDKEESARYKWGNVQNFLDMARAINPKAVTNTVTVNTANIKIPDMTRDNTAQETRVSINSQVSFPLR
- a CDS encoding phycobilisome rod-core linker polypeptide, with protein sequence MALPLLEYKPTTQNQRVKSFGKADLNEDTPYIYRVEDANSPIEMEQLIWAAYRQVFSEHEILRFNRQITLESQLKNATITVREFIAGLAKSEAFYRVVVSVNNNYRLVNICLKRFLGREPYNKAEEIAWSIKIATLGFSGFVDALVNSEEYTDNFGDFTVPYQRKRMEQRPFNLVTPRYGEDFRESAGTVKTDWRFTVEKFYSRKNQERQLPEGDPRRFREVAASLSTKRNYPQRVSAFDIDYLSRVPVRGNR
- a CDS encoding NADAR family protein: MTIYFYSTREKYSCFSNFSPHGFELDGFYWPTSEHYFQAQKFVGTPHADQIRQVKTPKDAARMGRERSRPLRPDWEQVKDDIMRKAVLRKFETHADIREELLSTGDELIVENAPGDYYWGCGADGSGKNMLGQILVEVREILRLSNQQ